The Argopecten irradians isolate NY chromosome 6, Ai_NY, whole genome shotgun sequence genome has a window encoding:
- the LOC138326483 gene encoding uncharacterized protein, which translates to MTGLSNDSRASENALEHNCRPEWPVWTCVAANVCGLTSTTLWFLVLLPQVYKNFRRKSVVGLSILWATANFTASLVNIFFVFLYASLPVYSSINAVYMPILEFTILVQFWFYNSEFSQKAKYCYASGCVVVWGTIITVQLTARRFAEMQWIAIALWCVETLPQV; encoded by the coding sequence ATGACGGGACTATCTAACGATTCACGCGCATCGGAAAATGCTCTGGAACATAATTGCCGGCCAGAGTGGCCTGTGTGGACCTGCGTTGCGGCTAATGTATGTGGACTGACCAGCACCACACTGTGGTTCCTGGTCTTACTGCCTCAGGTGTATAAGAACTTCCGTCGGAAGTCAGTTGTAGGACTAAGCATCCTTTGGGCAACTGCTAACTTCACAGCGTCTCTTGTTAACATTTTCTTCGTGTTTCTTTACGCCAGTCTGCCCGTGTATTCATCCATCAATGCTGTGTATATGCCAATTCTGGAGTTCACCATTCTTGTTCAGTTCTGGTTCTACAATTCGGAGTTTTCACAGAAAGCCAAATACTGTTACGCCTCTGGTTGTGTGGTCGTTTGGGGGACCATTATTACAGTACAGCTCACCGCAAGAAGGTTTGCGGAGATGCAATGGATAGCCATCGCTCTGTGGTGTGTGGAGACTTTACCGCAGGTATAG